In one window of Vibrio sp. DW001 DNA:
- a CDS encoding amino acid ABC transporter permease, whose product MKIHQFQESLPPPANTVGIVGWARKNLFNGPVNSVLTFVLGYIAFNLIWAIAQWAFINADWVGTTRDACSREGACWVFISVRWNQFMFGFYPLEELWRPQIFYATLAIFIALLVYEKTPKRTWIWLVFVNIYPFFVGALLYGGVFGLEVVDTHKWGGLLVTLIIALVGIVVSLPIGVALALGRRSDMPIIRSMCTVYIEMWRGVPLITVLFMASVMLPLFLAEGSETDKLIRALIGVVLFSAAYMAEVIRGGLQAIPKGQYEAADALGLGYWRKVGLIILPQALKITIPSIVNTFIGLFKDTSLVLIIGMFDVLGIGQSANNDPEWLGFAKESYVFVALVFWVFCFGMSRYSIYLENKLNTGHKR is encoded by the coding sequence ATGAAAATACATCAATTTCAAGAAAGTCTACCGCCACCCGCCAATACCGTTGGTATCGTTGGTTGGGCAAGAAAGAACCTATTTAATGGCCCTGTAAATTCAGTATTAACCTTTGTTCTTGGCTATATTGCTTTTAACCTTATTTGGGCAATTGCTCAGTGGGCGTTTATTAATGCAGATTGGGTAGGTACAACCCGTGATGCGTGCTCCCGTGAAGGTGCTTGCTGGGTATTTATTAGTGTTCGCTGGAACCAGTTCATGTTTGGTTTTTATCCTCTCGAGGAGCTCTGGCGACCACAAATCTTCTACGCAACATTGGCTATTTTCATCGCTTTATTAGTCTATGAGAAGACACCTAAACGAACGTGGATCTGGTTAGTATTCGTAAACATCTATCCTTTTTTTGTTGGCGCTCTTCTTTATGGTGGTGTCTTTGGACTTGAGGTCGTTGATACTCATAAATGGGGTGGTTTACTGGTTACGTTGATTATTGCACTCGTTGGTATCGTTGTTTCGTTACCTATCGGTGTAGCACTAGCGCTTGGGCGTCGCTCTGATATGCCAATAATACGCAGTATGTGTACGGTATATATAGAGATGTGGCGCGGAGTTCCGTTAATCACTGTTCTATTCATGGCATCAGTTATGCTGCCCTTATTCCTTGCTGAAGGTTCAGAAACAGATAAACTTATTCGAGCGCTTATCGGTGTGGTTTTGTTTAGTGCGGCTTATATGGCAGAAGTTATTCGTGGTGGCTTACAAGCGATACCAAAAGGTCAGTATGAAGCCGCCGACGCATTAGGTTTAGGTTATTGGAGAAAAGTGGGATTAATTATTCTCCCTCAAGCTCTGAAGATCACTATTCCCTCGATTGTAAACACCTTTATCGGCCTATTTAAAGACACCAGTCTGGTACTTATCATCGGTATGTTTGACGTTTTGGGTATTGGTCAGTCGGCCAACAATGACCCGGAATGGTTGGGCTTTGCAAAAGAAAGTTATGTATTTGTCGCGTTAGTGTTCTGGGTATTTTGCTTTGGTATGTCGAGATATTCGATCTATCTAGAGAACAAGCTCAATACCGGTCACAAACGATAG
- a CDS encoding amino acid ABC transporter permease — MKPTNTIAQDSDAPATKSSNLLYNPTFRSVVFQIIAVSALVYFFYTIVNNTLTNLDARGIATGFDFLSQEAGFGIGLTLVEYDETFSYGRTFIVGLLNTALVSVLGIAFATVLGFTVGIARLSSNWLVSKMAAVYIETFRNIPLLLQIFFWYFAVLQALPSPKQSLSLGEAIFLNVRGISFPAPVFESGSNFVIASFIFGIVFTIIINIWGKNRQALTGQQTPIVRIGITLCLVLPMIVYFLAGSPISGDYPVLKGFNFKGGISIIPELGALLFALSIYTASFIAEIVRSGINAVSHGQTEAAMSLGLPRNRTLKLVVIPQALRIIIPPLTSQYLNLTKNSSLAMAIGYPDLVSVFAGTTLNQTGQAIEIIAMTMGVYLTLSLVTSALMNIYNRKVALVER; from the coding sequence ATGAAGCCTACCAATACAATAGCGCAGGACTCGGACGCCCCGGCAACCAAAAGCTCAAACCTGCTGTATAATCCCACTTTTCGTTCTGTCGTTTTTCAGATTATAGCGGTCTCTGCTCTCGTATATTTCTTTTATACCATTGTAAATAATACACTCACCAACTTAGACGCTCGTGGCATTGCCACAGGTTTCGATTTCTTAAGTCAAGAAGCTGGCTTTGGCATTGGCCTAACGCTCGTTGAATACGATGAAACATTCTCTTATGGACGTACATTCATTGTTGGATTGTTAAATACCGCGTTAGTCTCGGTTCTTGGTATTGCGTTTGCGACCGTGCTCGGCTTTACCGTTGGTATAGCTCGGTTATCTTCGAATTGGTTAGTCAGTAAAATGGCTGCAGTTTACATTGAAACATTTCGAAATATCCCTCTGTTATTACAGATATTTTTCTGGTATTTCGCCGTACTCCAAGCACTACCGTCACCAAAACAAAGCCTGAGCTTAGGTGAAGCCATATTTCTCAATGTACGTGGTATTTCTTTCCCTGCTCCGGTGTTTGAAAGTGGCAGTAACTTTGTTATCGCATCGTTTATTTTTGGTATTGTCTTTACCATAATCATTAATATTTGGGGTAAAAACAGACAGGCGCTCACAGGACAACAAACGCCAATAGTACGCATTGGTATTACGCTATGTCTTGTGCTGCCAATGATTGTTTACTTCTTAGCCGGTTCTCCTATTTCTGGTGATTACCCAGTACTTAAAGGGTTTAACTTTAAGGGTGGTATCAGCATTATACCTGAACTTGGCGCTCTACTTTTCGCTCTGAGTATCTATACTGCTTCGTTTATCGCAGAGATAGTGCGTTCTGGTATTAATGCGGTAAGCCATGGTCAAACAGAAGCAGCAATGTCGCTGGGTCTACCACGCAACCGTACGCTAAAGCTTGTGGTTATTCCGCAAGCATTACGAATTATCATTCCACCTTTAACCAGTCAGTACTTAAACCTAACTAAAAACTCCTCTTTAGCGATGGCCATTGGCTATCCAGATTTGGTCTCTGTGTTCGCGGGTACAACATTAAACCAGACGGGACAGGCAATAGAGATCATTGCCATGACCATGGGGGTTTATCTAACACTAAGTTTGGTGACGTCAGCATTGATGAATATTTATAACCGCAAAGTTGCGCTGGTGGAGAGATAA
- a CDS encoding amino acid ABC transporter substrate-binding protein — protein sequence MANKLTIIASVVAASTALIANSASAAESTLEKVKAQGFVSCGVSTGLPGFSNPNSKGEWEGIDVEYCQAIAAAVLGDKTKVKYVPLTAKERFTALQSGEIDVLSRNTTWTLHRDTALGLNFAGVNYYDGQGFMVKKELGLTSAEELDGASVCVQSGTTTELNLADYFRNKGMSYKPVVFDTAAQTSAGFDSGRCDVLTTDQSGLYALRLNLKDASSAQVLPEIISKEPLGPVVRQGDDQWLNIAKWTLNAMINAEEYGITSVNADDMLKSSDPNVKRILGVDGPKGKGLGIPDDWGYQVVKQVGNYGESFERTVGKGSPLQIARGVNALWNAGGFMYAPPIR from the coding sequence ATGGCGAATAAACTTACGATTATTGCTTCAGTGGTAGCAGCTTCTACTGCTTTGATAGCAAATTCAGCTTCAGCAGCAGAAAGTACTCTAGAAAAAGTGAAAGCTCAGGGTTTTGTTAGTTGCGGCGTTTCAACTGGATTACCAGGATTCTCTAACCCTAACTCAAAGGGCGAATGGGAAGGTATCGATGTTGAATATTGTCAAGCTATTGCAGCAGCCGTTCTAGGTGACAAAACAAAGGTTAAATATGTACCTTTAACTGCAAAAGAACGATTCACAGCACTTCAATCAGGTGAGATCGATGTCCTAAGTCGTAATACAACTTGGACACTGCATCGTGATACCGCTCTAGGCTTAAACTTTGCCGGTGTAAACTATTACGATGGTCAAGGTTTCATGGTTAAGAAAGAACTTGGTCTAACGAGTGCTGAAGAATTAGACGGCGCATCAGTTTGTGTTCAGTCTGGTACAACAACAGAACTTAACCTTGCGGATTATTTCCGTAATAAAGGTATGTCTTACAAGCCTGTAGTATTCGATACAGCGGCTCAAACATCCGCTGGTTTTGACTCTGGTCGTTGTGATGTACTGACAACTGACCAATCTGGTCTTTATGCCCTTCGCTTAAATCTTAAAGACGCAAGCAGCGCTCAAGTATTACCAGAAATTATCTCTAAAGAACCTCTAGGTCCTGTTGTTCGCCAAGGCGATGACCAATGGTTGAACATCGCTAAGTGGACACTGAATGCGATGATTAACGCCGAAGAGTACGGCATAACATCTGTAAACGCTGACGATATGCTTAAATCATCCGATCCAAACGTTAAACGTATCCTTGGCGTAGATGGTCCTAAAGGTAAAGGCCTTGGTATTCCTGATGATTGGGGTTATCAAGTCGTTAAACAAGTTGGTAACTACGGAGAAAGCTTCGAACGTACTGTTGGTAAAGGCTCACCATTACAGATTGCTCGTGGTGTAAATGCACTTTGGAACGCGGGCGGCTTTATGTATGCTCCACCAATCCGTTAA
- a CDS encoding NAD(P)-dependent oxidoreductase — protein sequence MQYFPLFLDLNNKPVLVVGGGEVASRKIESLLRANAKVTIVSPDLTDYLQNCVEEGRLTWVCSQYRESFITNYIQVWATTSDTELNHQVHKDAKKRNILVNVVDDKPYCDFITPSMINRGKVQIAISSGGGSPVLVRNIREKIERVLSHNTGLLAEFAAAKRSDIKNVYKSVDERRRFWERFFADSKTEVIDNIEELELLYQSYLLNEASVTLSRYWIEFGQDVELISIKTLRIMQETERVFYPEACPFTFVDLCRRDAERVCYRSHAHLVQLLKENNRVRPSRMCIFMPKGISDTNVLFKELIASDKVLRIVK from the coding sequence ATGCAGTACTTTCCACTATTTTTAGATTTGAATAACAAGCCAGTATTGGTTGTGGGCGGGGGCGAAGTGGCTAGCCGAAAAATAGAATCCCTGCTAAGAGCGAACGCAAAGGTCACCATTGTCTCACCTGATTTGACTGACTATCTGCAAAACTGTGTTGAAGAAGGTCGATTAACTTGGGTTTGTTCTCAATATCGAGAAAGTTTCATTACGAATTACATACAAGTGTGGGCTACGACAAGTGATACTGAACTGAATCATCAAGTACATAAAGATGCAAAAAAACGTAATATTTTAGTCAACGTCGTCGACGATAAACCCTACTGTGATTTCATTACACCGTCCATGATTAACCGTGGAAAAGTTCAGATAGCAATATCCAGTGGAGGAGGCTCTCCTGTATTGGTCCGAAACATACGAGAGAAAATTGAACGGGTACTTTCTCACAATACAGGTTTATTGGCGGAGTTTGCCGCAGCGAAAAGAAGTGATATCAAAAATGTCTATAAATCAGTCGATGAACGTCGCCGGTTTTGGGAACGATTTTTCGCCGATTCAAAAACTGAAGTTATTGATAATATAGAAGAACTTGAGTTGTTATATCAATCTTATCTACTTAATGAAGCTAGTGTTACGCTGTCACGTTATTGGATCGAATTTGGTCAAGATGTTGAACTTATCTCTATCAAAACATTACGAATAATGCAGGAAACTGAAAGGGTATTCTACCCAGAAGCGTGTCCATTTACTTTTGTTGATTTGTGTCGTAGGGACGCAGAGAGAGTCTGTTATCGAAGCCATGCGCATTTGGTTCAATTGTTAAAAGAAAATAACCGAGTGCGACCAAGTCGGATGTGCATATTTATGCCTAAAGGAATTTCGGATACGAATGTGTTGTTTAAAGAGTTGATTGCATCAGACAAGGTTCTGAGAATTGTTAAGTAG
- a CDS encoding YajQ family cyclic di-GMP-binding protein has product MPSFDIISEVDSVELHNAVDNSNRELTTRFDFRNVEASYTLKDDVVKLAAQDDFQLRQMMDILRGNLAKRGVDAESMETNTAVHSGKNWSQDVQFKQGVEVLVAKKVVKAIKDAKIKVQASIQGEKIRVTGKKRDDLQNAMALVRESDLGQPFQFDNFRD; this is encoded by the coding sequence ATGCCTTCGTTCGACATTATTTCAGAAGTAGATTCAGTAGAACTACATAACGCTGTGGACAATTCCAATCGCGAATTAACGACGCGTTTTGACTTTCGAAACGTAGAAGCAAGCTACACCTTAAAAGATGACGTGGTAAAACTCGCGGCACAAGATGATTTTCAGCTAAGACAGATGATGGATATTCTACGCGGGAACCTAGCCAAGCGTGGCGTTGATGCCGAATCTATGGAAACCAATACAGCAGTTCATTCAGGTAAGAACTGGTCCCAAGACGTACAATTTAAGCAAGGTGTTGAGGTATTAGTTGCGAAGAAAGTCGTTAAAGCGATCAAAGATGCGAAGATAAAAGTTCAAGCCTCTATTCAAGGTGAAAAGATTCGTGTCACCGGTAAAAAACGCGATGATCTGCAAAATGCGATGGCGTTAGTGAGAGAATCCGATTTGGGACAACCTTTCCAGTTCGATAATTTTAGAGACTAA
- a CDS encoding 3-deoxy-7-phosphoheptulonate synthase, translated as MPLKTDELRTQALGPMPTPAELVKSHPLTDDVAERIALSRRQIENILTGEDNRLLVIVGPCSVHDTDAAIDYAERLSRVQEQYKNQLFIVMRTYFEKPRTIVGWKGLITDPNLDGSYALEAGLEKARKLLLDINKLGLATATEFLDMITGQYIADLITWGAIGARTTESQIHREMASALSCPVGFKNGTNGNTKIAIDAIRAARARHYFYSPDKNGRMTVYRTSGNPFGHVILRGGDNGPNFDSTSIEEACSRLGDVELPQRLVVDFSHANCQKMHRKQLDVAEDVCQQIRSGSTFIAGIMAESFIEEGSQSMTDLDNLTYGKSITDPCLGWEDTEKMLDMLSLAIKDRNLGE; from the coding sequence ATGCCACTTAAAACAGACGAACTAAGAACACAGGCCCTTGGGCCAATGCCAACACCTGCTGAACTTGTTAAATCGCACCCTCTTACCGATGATGTAGCAGAAAGAATTGCTCTCTCTCGCAGACAAATTGAAAATATTCTGACAGGTGAAGATAATCGCCTTTTAGTGATCGTAGGGCCTTGCTCAGTTCACGATACTGACGCTGCTATCGACTATGCTGAGCGACTGAGCCGTGTTCAGGAGCAATATAAAAACCAGCTATTTATTGTTATGCGTACCTATTTTGAAAAGCCACGCACCATAGTTGGCTGGAAAGGTTTGATCACGGATCCTAACCTTGATGGTTCTTATGCGCTCGAAGCTGGCTTAGAAAAGGCACGCAAACTACTTCTAGATATAAACAAGCTTGGCCTAGCAACCGCTACCGAATTTTTGGATATGATTACAGGGCAATATATCGCTGACTTGATTACTTGGGGAGCAATCGGCGCTCGCACCACTGAGTCTCAAATACATAGAGAAATGGCATCTGCACTCTCTTGTCCCGTTGGATTTAAAAACGGAACAAATGGTAATACCAAAATAGCGATCGATGCTATTAGAGCGGCGAGAGCCAGACACTATTTTTACTCTCCAGATAAAAATGGCCGAATGACGGTATATCGAACCAGCGGAAACCCATTCGGACATGTCATTCTAAGGGGGGGCGACAATGGCCCTAATTTCGACTCGACTTCGATAGAAGAAGCCTGCAGCAGACTTGGTGACGTTGAACTACCACAAAGGTTGGTTGTCGACTTTAGCCATGCGAACTGTCAAAAAATGCATAGAAAACAGTTAGACGTTGCCGAGGATGTTTGTCAACAGATCCGCTCTGGTAGTACGTTTATTGCCGGTATTATGGCAGAAAGCTTTATAGAGGAAGGTAGTCAATCGATGACCGACCTTGATAACTTAACTTATGGCAAATCTATTACCGACCCATGCTTGGGTTGGGAAGACACCGAAAAGATGTTAGATATGCTTTCTTTAGCGATTAAAGATAGAAATTTAGGAGAATAA
- a CDS encoding putative PEP-binding protein, which translates to MSNAAQGVILPEIEVVNALPSYIEQTESDQLYVSLADLIMEKVFYHPSIDQASLSEADTATLQAILNGQTVAEHFVSTLYSAIRDSITPSHKIIRVCLSNSDSYAFNALLGGQCETNEVNPAMGLRGVGRYASELYGSSFALECQIVKQLRAEGLNVEVVVPFVRTLSDAATIIDKLAEQGLPRGLNGLKLLYSCDVPSSILLAEKILQYFDGVVINVENLAQFTLGIDNKNEALEHSFDIQSEAVSILIVQMVKLVNKAKKPYLVLCPALASTPILQETLIELKNMKVVVTS; encoded by the coding sequence ATGAGTAACGCAGCTCAAGGTGTCATTCTTCCAGAAATTGAAGTCGTTAACGCGCTTCCTTCTTACATTGAGCAGACTGAGTCTGATCAGTTATATGTGTCATTAGCCGATTTGATTATGGAGAAGGTTTTTTATCACCCATCTATCGATCAGGCATCGTTGTCTGAAGCAGACACGGCAACCTTACAAGCGATACTTAATGGTCAAACTGTTGCGGAACATTTTGTATCAACACTGTACTCTGCCATTAGAGATTCTATTACACCAAGCCACAAAATTATCCGCGTTTGCTTGAGTAACAGCGACAGTTATGCCTTTAATGCACTGTTGGGTGGACAATGTGAAACAAACGAAGTAAACCCTGCAATGGGGCTTCGTGGTGTAGGTCGTTACGCATCGGAATTATATGGTTCATCGTTCGCGTTAGAATGCCAAATAGTGAAACAACTTCGTGCTGAAGGACTTAACGTCGAGGTTGTTGTGCCATTTGTTAGAACCTTGAGCGATGCAGCAACGATTATCGATAAACTTGCGGAGCAAGGATTACCTAGAGGCTTAAATGGTCTCAAACTACTTTATTCTTGTGACGTACCATCGTCTATCCTTCTTGCTGAAAAAATACTGCAATATTTTGATGGTGTGGTTATAAATGTCGAAAATCTCGCTCAATTTACACTTGGTATTGATAATAAAAATGAAGCGTTAGAGCATAGCTTTGATATTCAAAGTGAAGCGGTGTCTATTCTTATTGTTCAGATGGTTAAGCTTGTAAATAAAGCCAAGAAACCTTATTTGGTTTTATGTCCTGCGTTAGCATCAACCCCCATCTTGCAAGAAACACTAATAGAACTTAAGAACATGAAAGTGGTTGTTACAAGCTAA
- a CDS encoding DUF4442 domain-containing protein translates to MLSPLAKANLYLNLFAFTKVPLIWICRPKILEMDEEKVIVKIPLRRKTKNHLNSMYFGVLAVGADVAGGFLAMSKAQESGKKISLAFKEVEGQFLKRPEADVIFTCEDGKLIDDMLDEAISTGERVNKSVKIVATCPSIGGNDPMAIFSLTLSIKVVG, encoded by the coding sequence ATGTTATCTCCTCTAGCGAAAGCAAATCTTTACCTTAATCTCTTCGCCTTTACCAAAGTTCCTTTAATTTGGATATGTAGACCTAAGATACTCGAAATGGATGAAGAGAAAGTCATTGTTAAAATCCCATTAAGACGTAAAACAAAAAATCATCTAAATAGCATGTATTTCGGCGTATTAGCCGTTGGTGCTGATGTTGCAGGTGGTTTTCTCGCAATGAGTAAGGCACAAGAGAGTGGAAAAAAAATCTCGTTGGCTTTTAAAGAGGTAGAAGGTCAGTTTCTAAAACGACCAGAAGCGGATGTTATTTTCACATGTGAAGACGGAAAGTTAATCGATGACATGTTAGACGAGGCAATTAGTACTGGTGAGAGAGTCAATAAGTCGGTGAAAATTGTCGCTACGTGTCCATCAATTGGTGGTAATGACCCGATGGCAATTTTTAGTCTGACCTTGTCTATAAAAGTAGTGGGGTAG
- a CDS encoding S1-like domain-containing RNA-binding protein: protein MIKVGQINELEVVKIESFGLFLDADDYGSVMLPKRQAPEGLEVGQRVEVFLFFDSESQLTATTETPIAQVGEFGLMSVVGVNNTGAFVDWGIEKKDLLVPFSEQRARFNEGQNILVYVYRDKASGRIVGTTKFNKILDQTPSSYTLNQQVDIIIAERSDLGYKAIVNGTHWGMIFPSEVFGKVFIGKRLKGFIKNVREDGKIDLSFQKIGIAKMDDLSEKIIDLLKKKEGYLPLNDKSTPDAIFSVFRTSKGTFKKSIGGLYKKGIITIEQEGIRLVDE, encoded by the coding sequence ATGATTAAAGTTGGTCAAATAAACGAGCTAGAAGTAGTAAAAATTGAAAGTTTCGGTCTATTTCTAGATGCAGATGATTACGGCAGTGTGATGTTGCCAAAACGTCAAGCACCTGAGGGACTCGAGGTTGGCCAGCGTGTAGAAGTATTTTTATTCTTCGATTCAGAGAGCCAGTTAACCGCGACAACCGAAACCCCAATAGCACAAGTGGGCGAGTTTGGTTTGATGTCTGTTGTGGGGGTTAACAATACAGGGGCATTTGTTGATTGGGGCATAGAGAAGAAAGATCTTCTGGTTCCTTTCAGCGAACAGCGTGCTCGATTTAACGAAGGACAGAATATCCTCGTTTACGTGTATCGAGATAAAGCATCGGGTCGAATTGTTGGTACAACAAAGTTCAACAAGATATTAGATCAAACACCCTCTAGTTACACGCTCAATCAGCAGGTAGATATCATCATCGCAGAGCGCAGTGACCTAGGTTACAAAGCCATTGTCAACGGTACCCACTGGGGAATGATTTTTCCTTCTGAAGTGTTCGGAAAGGTCTTTATTGGCAAGCGCCTTAAAGGCTTTATTAAGAATGTCAGAGAAGATGGTAAAATCGATCTGTCATTTCAGAAGATTGGTATCGCTAAAATGGATGACCTGAGTGAAAAAATTATCGATTTGTTGAAAAAGAAAGAAGGGTATTTACCTTTGAATGACAAGTCGACACCTGACGCTATTTTTTCTGTTTTTCGTACCAGTAAAGGAACCTTCAAAAAGAGCATTGGTGGTTTATACAAAAAAGGCATTATTACTATCGAACAAGAAGGCATTCGTCTTGTAGACGAGTAG
- the rsmF gene encoding 16S rRNA (cytosine(1407)-C(5))-methyltransferase RsmF, whose amino-acid sequence MHANIKLPQAFLTQIESIMPSRLNMDDFVAACKRPLRRSIRVNTLKISVEAFLQRAKDKGWTLIPVPWCDTGFWIERDKSDKKPLGNTAEHMSGLFYIQEASSMMPVTALLNDQNSALETVLDVAAAPGSKTTQIAAAMDNKGALVANEFSASRIKGLYSNIQRCGVRNVALTNFDGRVFGGWLPEKFDAILLDAPCSGEGTIRKDADAMNNWSKDSVNEIAATQKDLIESAFHALKPGGVLVYSTCTLNLEENQQVCHHLFNTFPDKVAFEPLSDLFPNAEQAITEDGFLHIFPQIFDSEGFFVAKMRKLGSVEAPTVKKRLGKFPFIKADKTTGDTVTQSFFETLGIRLPDNGQIWTRDKEVWLFPIALESMIGQIRFDRMGIKLAESHKKGYRWQHEAVIALATGNEAATVALSVEDAREWYMGRDVRPEGLTGTGGVIMTFNNDVIGLGKWVGTRIKNGLPRELVRDGNLF is encoded by the coding sequence GTGCACGCTAATATCAAACTGCCGCAAGCGTTTCTAACTCAAATCGAATCAATCATGCCGTCTCGTCTTAATATGGACGATTTTGTTGCAGCGTGTAAACGTCCTTTACGCAGAAGCATTCGCGTCAATACGTTAAAGATATCCGTTGAGGCATTTCTACAACGTGCAAAGGATAAAGGATGGACACTTATTCCTGTACCGTGGTGCGATACTGGCTTTTGGATTGAAAGAGACAAATCAGACAAGAAGCCTTTAGGTAATACTGCAGAGCATATGTCTGGGCTATTTTATATTCAAGAGGCAAGCTCGATGATGCCAGTAACGGCACTATTGAACGACCAAAACAGCGCGCTTGAAACAGTTTTAGATGTCGCCGCAGCGCCAGGTTCAAAGACCACACAAATAGCAGCGGCGATGGACAATAAAGGCGCTTTGGTTGCCAATGAGTTCTCTGCAAGTCGAATAAAAGGATTGTATTCAAATATCCAGCGGTGTGGTGTAAGAAACGTTGCCTTAACCAACTTCGATGGTCGTGTGTTTGGTGGATGGTTACCTGAAAAGTTTGATGCAATACTGCTCGATGCCCCCTGTTCCGGTGAGGGTACGATTCGTAAAGACGCTGATGCGATGAATAACTGGAGTAAAGACTCGGTAAACGAAATCGCGGCTACTCAAAAAGACCTCATTGAAAGTGCTTTTCACGCCTTAAAACCGGGCGGTGTTCTGGTTTATTCTACGTGTACTCTCAATTTAGAAGAGAATCAACAAGTCTGTCATCATCTATTTAACACCTTTCCCGATAAAGTGGCTTTTGAACCGTTAAGCGATCTATTCCCTAATGCAGAACAAGCAATAACCGAAGATGGTTTCTTGCATATATTCCCTCAAATATTTGATAGTGAAGGTTTTTTTGTTGCTAAAATGCGCAAACTTGGTTCAGTAGAAGCCCCTACGGTCAAAAAACGATTGGGTAAGTTTCCCTTTATTAAAGCAGACAAAACTACAGGTGACACCGTCACACAATCATTCTTTGAAACACTTGGCATTCGTCTTCCTGACAATGGTCAAATATGGACTCGTGACAAAGAGGTCTGGTTATTCCCAATCGCGCTAGAATCGATGATCGGCCAGATTCGCTTCGATCGTATGGGGATAAAACTGGCGGAGTCTCATAAGAAAGGTTACCGTTGGCAACATGAAGCAGTCATCGCTTTAGCCACAGGCAACGAAGCTGCCACAGTTGCTCTGTCTGTCGAAGACGCTCGAGAATGGTACATGGGTAGAGATGTGCGACCGGAAGGGTTAACAGGAACCGGTGGAGTAATAATGACATTCAATAACGATGTTATTGGTCTTGGTAAATGGGTGGGTACTAGAATCAAAAATGGCTTACCTCGAGAATTGGTTCGCGATGGCAATCTGTTCTAA